The Methanoculleus thermophilus genome segment AGAACACCGGCAAAAACGATGACACCTACACTCTCTCCATCCTCGACCTCCCTGAGCAGTGGTATGCCCGGTTCAAGGAGAGCCGTGATACCCCCGAGGAGATCTCCGAGATCTACATCCCGGCCGGTGAGGAGAAGTCTCTCTATCTCGATCTCATCCCACCCTACTCGGTCGATATTGGGGAGTACAATTTCACAATGGTGATCGGTTCGGCCGCCCGAGAGTATGAGGAGATTCTGACGCTCCGGCTCCGCGGCTCCTACGACATGCGGACCTACACCAAGAGTTACCGCCATGAGATCAACCGCGGTGACACTCTCACATTCGATATGACCGTCTCGAACGTTGGTATCGGGGGAACACTGACAAACATCGATGTCAATATGAGCGTGCCGGATGGATGGCGGGTGACCGTCGACCCGGCATCGGTCGCGAGCCTCGGGCCCGGCGAGCGGGCAACGTTGAAGGTGACGGTGGTCCCGCCGGCTGATATCGTCGCCGGGGAGTACAAGATCATCGCCGTAGTGAAGAGCGATCAGGCTGAACGAGAGGACGAGTACCGGATTGTTGTGAAGGAGCAGTCTTACGTCGCGCTGCTCGGCCTCCTGGTGATGGTCGGAGTTGCCGCGGGGCTCTGGTATATGTTCAGGAAGTACGGGCGGCGGTGAGGTCGAGCCTCCCCCTGCTCTATTTTCGCCCAAATCAAGTCTGTCTCCTCAGGTGTCAGAAATCCCAAGCGAAGGATCAGCCCCGAGTTCACCGGTCCCTTCAAAGGTTATCCCGGCGGTTGAGCGCCTCGATATGATTACAGTCTTTCAGTGCGGTGTTAATGGGCTAATTAGCAGTCGTAATCTTTGATGCATTACTCAATATAGCGTCTCACGCTACCGCAGATGTCTATCCGGGAAACCATTATCCCAATCTTGTGGCATCATTCACCAGCATGACTGCAGTGTGCATTGACACGAACCTCTTTATCGAGCTCTATGAATCTGGCGAGGATCCAATGGAGATCTTCCTTGATATCGGGGCACTTAAAGAGCATCTCGTCTTTCCCGATATCATCATCGATGAGTTCCTCCGCAACCGCTCAAAAGTTCTCGACCGGGTCGCAGATACCATACGAAGATGGGAGACCGAGGAGGTCCGCCTGCCGTCCATCATACGGGGGAACCCGAACGTTGCAGTGCTGCAACGGGCCGGGGAGGAGTACAACCGTGCTGCTGACGCCCTCTACAACGACATCCAGGATATGATTACCGGATTACTCGCTGATCCGGTGGCCCGGGCTTTCACCGAGCTCACCGGTGATCCGGCCGTGCGAATTCTTCGTCGGACGGAAGAACTCGTCAACCGGGCTCACCGTCGAAAACTCCTCGGCAATCCCCCCAAGTCTACCGGAACGGAGACCATCGGCGACGAACTCATCTGGGAGACGCTTCTGGAGAATCTTGGGGAGGACCTGGTCTTTGTCACCCGCGATCGGACATACCAATACCACACCGCCTATCTCGTGCAGGAATACCGGGAGAGGACCAAAAGCAACCTCACAATCACCGATAGGATATCCGATGCCTTGAGGCTCATCGAAAGACCCCCGTCCCAGGCGCTGATCAGGTTCGAAGGCTGGGAAGAGGAGGCCGGGAGGTAGGGCGCCTCAGATTGTCACTCGATGTATGCGAGAACCTTGCGCTTCATCGGGCCTTTGCTCGCAATGGTGCTGTAGGTCCACCGGGCAATCCTGCCGAAGAGGTCCTCCCGGCTCAGTTCCAGAAAGAGGGTGAGGGAGGGATTGAACTTGGACTTGAAGAGGTTCAAGTTCTCGTTGTTCGCCCCGATATTCTCCATCTTCCGGTATCCTTCTTTCTTTGCCTTCTGGAGGAGGAGCCATTGAAGATACTCGTTCCCCGGCAATGCTGTAATCTTTGGGGCTCCCACCCACAGGGTGAAGATCTTGTACTCCTGGGTGGCCTGCAAACCCGTCACGACGTCGTCGCCGTCGTAGAGGTAGTAGAGTCCGAGCTCGTCGGGGTACGCTCGAAAGAGATCCTCGAAGTAGGTCCGGCTGATCATCGGGATGTTCATCTCTGGTTCACTGAACCGCTCTGCGATCCTGGAGTAGAAGACCGAGAGGTCGGTGCTCTTCTCGAGACGGTAGCCGTTCTTCTCTACTTTTCTGAGTTTGGTCCGGAGGTTCGAGGAGAAGCCGTTCCAGATCTCCGCAAGCTGCGGCTCAAGGTCGATGACGTACGAGAAATGGATCCGCGCGTTATACCCCTCCCGGAGAAGAGGCCTGACGTCGATGAATCCCGGCACCTGGGTTATGGCGAGGTAGTTCGGAGCCAGAGCCGCGAGTTCTTCCTTGATGTCTTTCGCAACAATTGCCAGCATCGATTCCTTCTTGCTCTGTTTGGCAGTGTCGTAACGGCGACCCATAACGAACCCGAGATACGGTACTACCGATTGGAGAGGAGGTGGGGAGAGGAGGACGTTGAACCCGTGTATCTGCTTTTCAAAGAGCGGAAAGACGCAGATCAACTCGTTGCCCTTAAAGACCCCGTAGGGGAGAAATCGAAAGCCGGTGTGCTTCTCCGTAATCTTCAGAAAGTCCCATTTGTGGAAGAGGCGGCCTGAAGCGCTCTCATCTACAAAAGTATCCCAGACGTCGCCGTCTTCGATAAGTTCCGTCGTCATGGTCACACTCCCCCCATTCAGCATTTATGTTGATTCTGGGGGAATATTCATGACCTGTCATATATACGTTTCTCCCGAGGACCGATCTCGCCTGGCTATCGTGTTCGCCGAACCGACTCGGGGCAGGTTTGAGGGATCACAATCTTCAAATTGCCCCGGACACCACATAACAAGCGTATCCGTTGCGGACGCAAGGGCCCTGTTTGCGCGCCGCATAGGAGGACAGACCTGGGATGCTTACGGATCGGGAACTGGGGCGCTATCGGCGGCAGATCGCGATCTCACCGGCACCGGCCTCCTCCTCACCGACCGGCTCCTTGTCCGGGATGGATGGGCTGCTGCCATGACGACCTTGGCGGCCGAGCGGCAGGAAGACTGCAGAGCGTGTGGGAGCGTTCGGTGTTGAAACGAGGTAGAAAAGAATGCAGATTCGGGTCAGGACTTTCGCCCGGTTTCGGGAGATCCTCGGGGGCGACCTCGCGATCGATCTCCCCGACGGGGCGACAATGGCGGCGGTTCTCGCCGCGCTCCGGGGCCGTGCCGGAGAAGAAGGCGATGCAGTCTTTGATGAGAGTGGTGGACTCCGGGAATACGTGATACTGATGCACAACGGCAAGCGTGTGCGGCGCACCGAAGCCGCAACGCTCGCGCTCGCCGATGGCGACGAGGTTGCGCTCTTCCCGCCGGTTGCGGGCGGATGACGAAGGTATTAGCATGATCAGCGTAACAAGGGAGAACTTTGACATCAATGCAGTTATCGACCAGATAAGGAGGCCCGATATGGGCGCCCTGGTCACCTTCCTCGGCGTCGTCAGGGATGACGGCGGGATCGAGGAGATGGAACTTGAAGCCTACGAGGAGGTCGCGGTTAAAGAACTTGAGGCGATCCGGGACGAGGCATTTCGGAAATTCCCGATTGGGGCCGTCGAGATCGTCCACCGGATTGGACGGCTCCGGGTCGGCGAGAATATTCTCCTCATCGTCGTTGGCGCCGGCCACCGGAAGGAGGCCTTCGATGCTTGTGAGTATATCCTTGAGCGGATCAAGCAGAGTGTGCCGATCTGGAAGAAGGAGATCAGGAGCGAGGGTGAACGCTGGGTTCCGGGCGAATCAACCGGGGATGACGCATGATTCGGCTGCAATCGTGTCGGAAGGCTTACATCAGGGAGACCCAGCGCACGGTCCCGCCTGAAGAGACGCTCCGGCTTGCGCGGGCGCGACTCCCGGCAGCCGGGATCACCCGGGTTGCCGATATCACGAACCTCGACCGGATTGGAATCCCGGTCTTCTCGAGCATCCGGCCGACCGCCGAGGAGGGGGCGATCTCGGTCTATAACGGTAAAGGCGCCACCCCGGTTGAGGCTGAGGTCTCGGCGATGATGGAGGGGATCGAGCGCTATTCCAGTGAGATCAGGGATCGGGAGACCATCATCGGGCGGTACAGCGAGGTCTCGGCAGAGAGGACGGCGATCAATCCTGAGGACCTGATCCTCCCTCCCCTGGTTCCGGCTGATATGGCAATCCCCTGGGTTGAGGGGTACGATATCGTTCAGGAGGAAGAGGTGCTTGTTCCCGCTCATGCGGTCTTTCATCCCCTCCCGGTGACCTACGGGCGCCTCTTTAGGACCAACACGAACGGGCTTGCTTCAGGAAACACCCTCGAGGAGGCGACCTTCCACGCCCTGATGGAGGTGGTCGAGCGTGATGCCTGGTCACTTGTGGAGGTGACCCGGAACACCGGTCCCCGGATCGAGGGGATCGATAACGGCCTTGCTGCCGATCTGCTTGCGAAATTCGCGGCCGCCGGGGTCGAGGTCACCCTCAAGGACATCACGAGCGATATCGGGATCCCCACGGTGGCCGCAGTGGCCGACGACGTGGTGCTCAAGGATCCGACGCTTCTCACGATCGGGATGGGGTCGCACACGAGCGCCTATATTGCGGTCCTCCGGGCGCTCACGGAGGTTGCGCAGAGCAGACTGACGCAGATTCACGGTGCGAGGGAAGATACCGATAAGGCTGACATCCGTAAAAAGATCGGATACGAGCGGACGAAGCGGCTGAACCGGCACTGGTTCGCTGAGTGCGAGACGATCGAGTTCTCGTCCATGCCCTCGTTTGACAGCGATGACTTCCTCACCGACATCAACCATGTTATAGGCCGCCTGAAGAGTGCGGGGCTCTCCCGGGTGATCGTGGTCGACCTCACCCGACCGGAGATCGGGATTCCGGTCGTCCGGGTGATTGTTCCGGGGCTTGAGATGTATGCGATGGATCAGGACCGGATGGGGCGGAGGTGCCATGAAGCGCGGAGTCGTCGTCTTTCTCGGTCCCAGTTGTGACCTTGCGGCCGCCCGGGAGATCCTCGACGCCGATTACCGCCCTCCGGCAAAACGGGGCGACATAACCCGGGCCGTCGAAGATGGGGCACGGGTCATCGGGCTCATCGACGGCGTCTTCTTCCAGGACTGCGCGGTCGCCCATCGTGAGGTCCTTGCCGCGCTCCGGGCCGGGGTACGGGTCGTCGGCGCCTCCAGTATGGGAGCGCTCCGGGCCGCAGAACTGGACAGTCTTGGAATGGAGGGCGTCGGGGAGATCTACCGGGCCTATCGGGATGGGAGGCTCGTCGCCGACGACGAGGTGGCGCTTCTTTTCGACCCCGAGACGTTTGTGCCGCTCTCGGAGCCGCTCGTGAACATCCGGGCGACAATTCAGCGGGCGCTTGAGTGCGGCGCGATCGGGGCCGATGCAGCCAAGGCGCTCCTTGACGCGGCCCGGGGGCTCTACTTCCCCGACCGGACCTACGATGCGATCGTCGAGGCCGCTGAAGGAAAAGCCTACCCAAAAGATCTCGCTCGATTCCTGGCCTTTGCCGAAGAGCATCCCGTCGACAGGAAACGGGAAGACGCTATTTTAGCGCTCCGATACATCAGAGATATCACCGAAGGCGTTGAACCGGCCGGTTCAACGCTCCCACCCGGAGCGCCGTAGGAATATATCTCTCCCCGGGTTGAGTTCTGTGTGGCGGTGGGGAATTTCTCCCACCGCGGGGGAGAAGAGAGCAGCCGGGACCCGGGGCGACCCTTTCCATCATCTCCGTCGTAACCCCGGTACCCATTGATAGCCGGGAACAGCTCCCTGACTGGACCACACAGGGATGTACTCAAGAAAGATACCCAGGATGCACCGGGTACAGGCAGCACCAGACTCATGGCACCCACGCAGATCTATTCCCGCCTGAAATCGGTATCCTGACCGGGTGCATCCTGCTCCAGCACCACCAGTGGGGAGATAAGCATATCAGGGGGGATTGACCCCCTTTTGAGCGGCTCTCCTGCAACCCATCTCCCTGACCCACACAAAAGGATCCCCCGGGGCGGTACGCCCCGGGGATCTCTTCCTGGGCGCTATCCATTCCATACTTCTGCTGCCCGAAGTCCTGCTTTAACACGCTTTCCCGGTGAACACACCAAGTCAAGAGGGGAGGTTCGCGAAGTCGCTGCGCAGCATCTTCAGGGCGTACTTCTCCCGGTCGATCTCTCTCCTCGTACGGAATCCAGCCGGCGAAAGACCTCAAGCGGCGGGCACCACCCCTGCACGGTATGCTGCAGCAGAAACGGCAGGACCAGACCCGGCAAGATCAGCCATCGCTGGAGCGGATTGAGGCGAAGGTGGATAGGATCGAGAAGGTTCTCGATGGGATCTCCGAGTGAGCGTCAAAAAAAGATTGGGTACAGGTAGGACGTGCAGTAACACACTGCGGGGTAGGACGGACGAGGCGCAGGCAGGTTCCATCGTCGCCTGGCCACGTATTAGTAAGAATTCACCATATAATAATGTTTACCTGTTATAACAAAAATTGGCATTCGTAGCAATAACCCTCTTTCCCGCTACCCTGAACGCTCAAGGGAGAGCAGCCTGGCCAATCCCCCGATACGGTCGCGGCGTGCCTCTTTGTTCGGGTAACGCCTCGCATCGTAGTCCGGGTGGTCCTTCTCATGGGCGCGCCGTCTGGACCTGCAGAGAAATAAAACCGGTGTCTCGCGCAAGATGGGCTGGTGCGGACCTGCCATGCCCTGCTCCAAATGGAAGGTTTTTCTACCCGGCACCCCTTCCTTCAAAGGGTGATGTTATGGCGATTGACTGGTATCGTGAGTTTGTTGACTTAGACCACACTCCTGGGCCGGATGAACTTGTAGCCCTCTACTACTTCGAGCCGGCGGCAGGGATCAGCCGCGAGGAGGCGGTGGGGAGAATCGCCTCCGAGAGTTCGACCGGGACCTGGACCACGCTCTTTACTCTGCCTCCCCGGATGCGGGCTCTCCAGGCGAAGGCGTTTGAGATCGAGGGGAACTACGTAAAGATTGCCTATCCGCTCGCCCTCTGGGAGGAGGGGAATGCCGCCCAGCTCTTAAGCGGGATTGCCGGGAACGTCTTCGGGATGAAAGCGCTTGACAACCTCCGCCTGATCGATGTCTCTCTCCCGGCTGAGTATCTCCGTCACTTCAAGGGGCCGCATTTCGGCATCGAGGGGATCCGGGATATGATGAAGGTCCGTGGACGGCCGCTCACGGGTGCGGTCCCGAAACCGAAGGTGGGGTTCACGGCAGAGGAGCACGCCGAGGTCGGCTACGAGACCTGGATGGGCGGATTCGACTTCGTCAAGGACGATGAGAACCTGACGTCCCTCTCGTTCAACCGGTTCGAGGACCGTGTCCGGGCGATGGCGAAGATGCGCGATCGGGCCGAGCAGGAGACCGGCGAGAGAAAGTCCGCGTTCATCAACATCACGGCCGATACGGAGACGATGAAGAAACGGGCCGAGATGCTTGCCGATTACGGCTGGAACTACGCGATGATCGACGTCGTGGTCGCCGGGACGGCGGCTGTTGCGACCCTGCGGGACTACTGTTCCGATCTCGGGCTTGCCATCCATGCCCACCGGGCGATGCACGCAGCCTTCGATCGGACCGAGAAGCATGGGATCACGATGCAGTTCCTGGCGAAGGTGATGCGCCTTATCGGTGTCTCGCAGATCCACACCGGAACCGCTGTCGGGAAACTGGTCGGCACCCGGGCGGAGGCCACGCTGCTCGCGGACATTCTCCGGGAGAAGCACATAAACGCCGTCGACCACATGGCCCTTGAGCAGGACTGGGGCAAGATCAAGAATGCCTTCCCCGTCTCGTCGGGCGGTCTCCACCCTGGGCTTGTGCCCGACGTGCTCGACATCTACGGCACAGAACTCGTCCTCCTTGTCAGCGGCGGCATCCATGGCCACCCGAAGGGCACCCGGGCGGGCGCCGAGGCGGTCATGCAGGCGATCGAGGCCTGGAAGGATGGGGAGACGCTCGAGGAGAAGGCGAAGAAGGCTCCCGCACTTGCGGAGGCGCTGGAGAAGTGGGGGTATTATAAGCCGAAGTGAAGGGGATTCGAATACTATCTCGATTGAACGACTGTAAACTGTAAATATCTAGCGTACGAGCCTGAAGTTGCGAGTAAGCCACGATGGACTGGGTGACTGAAGCGGGGAAAAAGCCCCGTGCAGTGGACTGTGGTGGCAATCGTATTTTGGGGAGGGGCTGACGGGGAGGGGGGAGTATCCCCCTCCCCTGTCCCCACCCCCCTCTTGGCGATACCCCATGGAAAGCCGGGCCCGGAATCTCGGAAGGACGAATTCTAACTCACTCACAATTTTTATGGAAAACAGTCCTGATTTTCCAGGGCAGCCTTGACACAACTGCGTAGCCTCCACCCGATTTCCCTAGGTATCACCACGAATTGCCCCCGCTGCAGGGGCGGGGATGATCAAGTGCCGCATGAAATTTTCAAGTAGTCTGACCACCAGGTGGTGATTCCACTACGAAGGGACACATTTTTGAATCCCCTCACGCCCTCACCGGCCGGTGCCGTTCAGTGCTCCCTTCCAGAGCCGCCGTCTCCCCGGCGTGTATCTTCTCAGCCAGCCTCTCAAGCCCTTCGCGGAATTCGTCGATGTAGCCCTGCATCGAGAGGCTGCCTTCAGGAAACGGGCAGTCGATGTCGTAGAGCCGCTCGATCATGGGATCAGATGGGAGGAGGTCGACGGCGATCCCGGTCTCCTCCATGGCCTCGACCATGGCCTTCCGGAACGGCCCGATGCAGTAGGCAAGCCTGTGGCGATAGGTCTCGCGGGTCTTCTCAAGGTAGCCTTTGAGCCGGTAAACCTCGATCCGGTGGAAGTCCCGCCGGATCCGCTCGTCCGTGGTCTTGCCGAGCATGTAATGGTAGTTCTGGTAAGGATACATGCACTCGAGCTCCGCAGGGACGGTTCCGCAGGTGCCGAAGATGACGATATGGTAGTCCTCCGGGGCAAGGACGCCATCGATGATCCGCCGGAAGAGTTTGTGGCTCGGGCTCTGGCTGTAGGGTTTCCGCACGGCGCAGGGGAGAAAGAGGCCGATCTCCCTTGGTGTCACCTGGTAGTCGTCGATGATGAACCGATACGCATCCTCGAACTCTTTACGGTAGAACGGCGGGTCGTATATCTCGATCAGATTCCCATGCCTGTCCTGCACAACCTCGACGACACGGTGGCTCCCCGTCGCACCCGGCCTCATCCGATCCTTCTGCATAAAAACGATCCCTTTCTTGTATATACAGATTGGACCGGGAAAACCAAAAAGAGTGGCCCTGCAATGGGTTTGACGGTACGTCCTCCAGCTCAGCCGCGTCTCGGGCTTGGCTAATTATGCTTATTTAAATTTTATGATCCGCAAACGGCTATGAGGTCAGACGACAAACTGATCTGCATAAGTCAATGAAGAAGATCATCATCAAGGGAGCCCGGGAGCACAACCTCAACAATATTAGTGTCGAACTCCCGCGCGACCGGCTCATCGTCCTCACCGGTGTATCCGGATCGGGGAAATCCACGCTTGCCTTCGATACCATCTATGCCGAAGGGCAGCGACGTTACGTGGAGTCGCTTTCCGCCTACGCGCGGCAGTTTCTCGGGCTGATGCAGAAGCCGGACGTCGATAGCATCGACGGCCTCTCGCCTGCAATCTCCATCGAGCAGAAGACGACCTCCAAGAACCCCCGGAGTACCGTCGGCACCGTCACCGAGATCTACGATTACCTGCGGCTCCTCTTCGCCCGGATAGGGACGCCGTTCTGCCCGGAGCATCATATCCCTATCGAGGCCCAGTCACCGGAGAAGATCGCCGACCGCATAGCCTCCACGATGGCCGGGACGGTCACAATCCTCGCCCCGATCGTCCGACAGAAGAAGGGTACTTACCAGCAGCTCTTCAAGGACCTCGACCGCGAGGGCTACACCCGCGTCCGGGTCAACGGCGAGATCCACCGGACCGACGAGGAGATCACCCTTGAACGCTACCGTAAGCACGACATCGATCTGGTCATCGATCGTCTCTCTCTTGACGAGCGGTCAAGACTCGTCGAGGCGATCGAGAACGCCCTTGCGAAGTCCGAAGGACTCGTCATCGCTCTCGACGAGGACGGCAACGAAGAGATCTTCTCGGCGCTCATGGCCTGCCCGATCTGCGGGATTGCGTTCGAGGAACTTCAGCCCCGGATGTTCTCCTTCAACAGCCCATTCGGCGCCTGTGAGGAGTGCAACGGGCTCGGGATCAAGATGGAGTTCGATCCCGACCTGATCATCCCGGACAAGAGCAAGTCCATCGCCGAAGGCGCCGTCGCGCTCTACCGGAACTTCCTTGACGGTTACCGGAATCAGTACCTCAGCGCCGTCGCAAAACACTTTGGGTTCTCGGTCTTAACACCGATCAAAGACCTCACCGAGGAGCAGTACCAGGTGCTGATGTTCGGCTCACCCGAGCACCTCCGCCTCTCGATGAGGATGAAGAACGGGGACACATGGTCGCGTTCCGGGACTTGGGAAGGGCTCGCCCCGCAGGCTGAGCGGCTCTACAACCAGACCAAGTCAGAATACCGGCGTCACGAACTCGAGAAGTTCATGCGGGTCCTCCCCTGTCCGAAGTGCGGGGGCAAAAGACTCAAAGATAAAGTCCTCGCCGTGAAGGTCGCCGGGAAGTCCATCGTCGATGTAACCGACCTCTCGGTCACGAAAGCGCTCTCGTTCTTCCGGACGCTGGACCTCACCGAGAGCGAGCGCGAGATTGCACGACAGATCCTAAAAGAGATCATCGCCCGGCTTGAGTTCCTGGAGCAGGTCGGTGTCGGCTACCTGACACTCTCGCGGAGCGCCGGGAGCCTCTCCGGCGGGGAAGCCCAGAGAATACGCCTTGCGACACAGATTGGGTCGAACCTGACCGGGGTCCTCTACGTTCTCGACGAGCCCTCCATCGGGCTGCACCAGCGTGACAACAGGAAACTTCTCGAGACCCTGCAGCACCTCCGCGACCTCGGCAACACTCTTGTCGTGGTGGAGCACGACGAGGAGACGATCCGGAGCGCCGACTGGGTCGTGGATATGGGACCCGGGGCCGGGCTCCACGGCGGCAACGTCGTCGCGGAAGGGCCGCCGGAGGCTATCGCGGCAAACCCGGCCTCGCTCACGGGTCGCTACCTCTCCGGCGACCTCAAGATCGAGGTCCCCAAGACCCGCCGGCGGAGCGACCGGTTTATCCGTCTTGAGGGCTGTCGGGCGAACAACCTCAAGAATATCGATGTGAATATCCCCATCGGCGTCCTGACGGTCGTCACCGGGGTCTCGGGTTCGGGGAAGTCCACGCTCATCTACGAGACGCTTTACCGGGCGCTGATGCAGAGGCTCTATAAGTCGCGGGAGCCACCGGGAGAGCACGAGAGCCTCACGCTCGACGACGAGATCGATAAGGTGATCGTCATCGATCAGAGCCCCATCGGGCGGACGCCGCGCTCAAACCCGGCGACCTATACCAAGGTCTTTGATGAGATCCGGAAGGTCTTTGCGGAGACCAAGGAGGCGAAGGTCCGTGGATACAATCCCGGCCGGTTCTCGTTCAACGTCAAAGGCGGACGGTGCGAGGCCTGCCAGGGCGAGGGGCTCATCAAGATCGAGATGAACTTCCTCCCCGATGTCTACGTCGAGTGCGAGGAGTGCAAAGGGACTCGCTACAACCGCGAGACCCTCGAGGTGAAATACTGGGGCAAATCCATCGCCGATGTCCTCGATATGAGCGTCGAGGAGGCGATTGAACTCTTTGAGAACGTTCCCTCGATCAGGAGCAAACTCGAGACGCTCTCAAGGGTGGGGCTTGGCTACATCAAACTCGGCCAGAGTTCCACCACCCTCTCGGGCGGCGAGGCCCAGCGGATCAAACTGACCCGGGAACTCTCAAAACGGGCCACAGGGAAGACGATCTACCTCCTCGACGAACCGACGACCGGGCTGCACTTCCAAGACGTGAAGAATCTGATCAGCGTCCTCGATGATCTGGTGGCCCGCGGGAACACGATGGTTGTGATCGAGCACAACCTGGATGTCATCAAGTCCGCCGATTACATCATCGACCTCGGCCCCGAAGGCGGGGACGCCGGCGGCGAGATTGTCGCTACGGGAACCCCGGAGGAGGTCGCTCTGGTCGAGAGGAGCCACACGGGTGCGTTCTTAAAGGAAATCTTAAAATCACCATGATCGAGACCCAGACCCTTCCAACCGAGCCCGGCTGCTACCTTTTTTTTGATAGCACAGGGACCATCATCTACGTCGGGAAGGCAAAGAATCTCCGGCGCCGCGTGTCGAGTTACTTCTCCCGAAACGACCTCGACCCAAAGACCAAAAGGCTCGTCGCCGCGATCGCCGGGATCGACTTCATCGTCACCGATACCGAGGTCGAGGCGTTCATCCTCGAGAACACCCTGATCAAGAAGCACCAGCCGAAGTACAACATCGACCTCAAGGACTCGAAGAGTTACGCCTACATTCACGTCACCGACGAGCCCTACCCGCGAGTCCATGTTGCCCGGGGGACTGACGGGAACGGCCGGTATTACGGGCCGTTCGTCTCCGCCCGAGAGCGTGACGACCTCCTCAGGCTGCTAAAATCGCTCTTTGGGCTCCGGTCGTGCCGCCGCCTCCCCCGGCGTCCGTGTCTCCGGGCGCATATCGGCTCGTGCAGCGCCCCCTGTACAGGAAGGATCAGCGAGGAGGACTACCGTGAGCGGGTGAGAAGGGCCGAAGCGGTCCTCAAAGGAGATATCACCGGGCTCATCCGTACGCTCCGGGAGGAGATGGCAGCACATGCAGAGCGGCAGGAGTACGAGCGGGCGATGGAACTCCGTGACCAGATTGCGGCCCTCGAGAGCCTGCGCGAACGCCAGCACGTCGACCGGCAGAAGACCTACAATGAGGATATCGTCAACTATATCGTGAGCGAGGGAACGGTCTATCTGATGCTCTTCAACGTCGACCGGGGAACGCTCTCGGGGAAGCGCGAGTATACCTTCGATGAGACGGAAGGGTTTCTTGAGGAGTTCCTCGCCCGCTACTACGCCGACCACGAGCCGCCGGAAGAGGTGATCCTGCCCGTTCCGGTCGACGATGCGGTCGCCAGTTACCTCTCGCACCTTCGGGGCGGCAAAGTCAGGGTGATCGTGCCGCAGCGGGGCGAGAAGAAGAATCTGCTCGACCTGGTTCGAAAGAATGTCGAGATTGCGTTCTTCGGCGACCGGATCAAACTGGACGAGCTCAAACGCCGACTGCACCTCCCGGAACTCCCGGTCGCGATCGAGTGCTTCGATATCTCCCATCTCTCCGGGACGGCGATGGTGGGTTCGATGGTCCGGTTCCTCTGGGGGAAGCCTGATAAGAAGA includes the following:
- a CDS encoding PIN domain-containing protein gives rise to the protein MTAVCIDTNLFIELYESGEDPMEIFLDIGALKEHLVFPDIIIDEFLRNRSKVLDRVADTIRRWETEEVRLPSIIRGNPNVAVLQRAGEEYNRAADALYNDIQDMITGLLADPVARAFTELTGDPAVRILRRTEELVNRAHRRKLLGNPPKSTGTETIGDELIWETLLENLGEDLVFVTRDRTYQYHTAYLVQEYRERTKSNLTITDRISDALRLIERPPSQALIRFEGWEEEAGR
- a CDS encoding GNAT family N-acetyltransferase — encoded protein: MTTELIEDGDVWDTFVDESASGRLFHKWDFLKITEKHTGFRFLPYGVFKGNELICVFPLFEKQIHGFNVLLSPPPLQSVVPYLGFVMGRRYDTAKQSKKESMLAIVAKDIKEELAALAPNYLAITQVPGFIDVRPLLREGYNARIHFSYVIDLEPQLAEIWNGFSSNLRTKLRKVEKNGYRLEKSTDLSVFYSRIAERFSEPEMNIPMISRTYFEDLFRAYPDELGLYYLYDGDDVVTGLQATQEYKIFTLWVGAPKITALPGNEYLQWLLLQKAKKEGYRKMENIGANNENLNLFKSKFNPSLTLFLELSREDLFGRIARWTYSTIASKGPMKRKVLAYIE
- a CDS encoding ubiquitin-like small modifier protein 1, yielding MQIRVRTFARFREILGGDLAIDLPDGATMAAVLAALRGRAGEEGDAVFDESGGLREYVILMHNGKRVRRTEAATLALADGDEVALFPPVAGG
- a CDS encoding molybdenum cofactor biosynthesis protein MoaE, encoding MISVTRENFDINAVIDQIRRPDMGALVTFLGVVRDDGGIEEMELEAYEEVAVKELEAIRDEAFRKFPIGAVEIVHRIGRLRVGENILLIVVGAGHRKEAFDACEYILERIKQSVPIWKKEIRSEGERWVPGESTGDDA
- a CDS encoding YcaO-related McrA-glycine thioamidation protein encodes the protein MIRLQSCRKAYIRETQRTVPPEETLRLARARLPAAGITRVADITNLDRIGIPVFSSIRPTAEEGAISVYNGKGATPVEAEVSAMMEGIERYSSEIRDRETIIGRYSEVSAERTAINPEDLILPPLVPADMAIPWVEGYDIVQEEEVLVPAHAVFHPLPVTYGRLFRTNTNGLASGNTLEEATFHALMEVVERDAWSLVEVTRNTGPRIEGIDNGLAADLLAKFAAAGVEVTLKDITSDIGIPTVAAVADDVVLKDPTLLTIGMGSHTSAYIAVLRALTEVAQSRLTQIHGAREDTDKADIRKKIGYERTKRLNRHWFAECETIEFSSMPSFDSDDFLTDINHVIGRLKSAGLSRVIVVDLTRPEIGIPVVRVIVPGLEMYAMDQDRMGRRCHEARSRRLSRSQL
- a CDS encoding TfuA-related McrA-glycine thioamidation protein, which encodes MKRGVVVFLGPSCDLAAAREILDADYRPPAKRGDITRAVEDGARVIGLIDGVFFQDCAVAHREVLAALRAGVRVVGASSMGALRAAELDSLGMEGVGEIYRAYRDGRLVADDEVALLFDPETFVPLSEPLVNIRATIQRALECGAIGADAAKALLDAARGLYFPDRTYDAIVEAAEGKAYPKDLARFLAFAEEHPVDRKREDAILALRYIRDITEGVEPAGSTLPPGAP
- the rbcL gene encoding type III ribulose-bisphosphate carboxylase; this translates as MAIDWYREFVDLDHTPGPDELVALYYFEPAAGISREEAVGRIASESSTGTWTTLFTLPPRMRALQAKAFEIEGNYVKIAYPLALWEEGNAAQLLSGIAGNVFGMKALDNLRLIDVSLPAEYLRHFKGPHFGIEGIRDMMKVRGRPLTGAVPKPKVGFTAEEHAEVGYETWMGGFDFVKDDENLTSLSFNRFEDRVRAMAKMRDRAEQETGERKSAFINITADTETMKKRAEMLADYGWNYAMIDVVVAGTAAVATLRDYCSDLGLAIHAHRAMHAAFDRTEKHGITMQFLAKVMRLIGVSQIHTGTAVGKLVGTRAEATLLADILREKHINAVDHMALEQDWGKIKNAFPVSSGGLHPGLVPDVLDIYGTELVLLVSGGIHGHPKGTRAGAEAVMQAIEAWKDGETLEEKAKKAPALAEALEKWGYYKPK
- a CDS encoding DUF5591 domain-containing protein, which codes for MQKDRMRPGATGSHRVVEVVQDRHGNLIEIYDPPFYRKEFEDAYRFIIDDYQVTPREIGLFLPCAVRKPYSQSPSHKLFRRIIDGVLAPEDYHIVIFGTCGTVPAELECMYPYQNYHYMLGKTTDERIRRDFHRIEVYRLKGYLEKTRETYRHRLAYCIGPFRKAMVEAMEETGIAVDLLPSDPMIERLYDIDCPFPEGSLSMQGYIDEFREGLERLAEKIHAGETAALEGSTERHRPVRA